The genomic interval TCACGGTACTAATCCGCTATCGGTCATATCAAGTATTCAGGCTTACCGGGTGGTCCCGGCTAATTCACAGCAGATTCCACGAGCCCGCTGCTACTCGGGGTATCAACAACCACACACACCACCATGATCTTCGTGTACAGGACTCTCACCTTCTACGGCAGGTGTTTCCACACCACTTCCACTAACCACGCAGCACATGCCCACATCCGGCAGAATATGAACGTCATTGCCCCACAACCACCTACATGCAACCCCTGCCGGGTATCACACACATAAGTTTTAGCCATCATCCACGTTCGCTCGCCACTACTAACGGAATCACAATTGTTTTCTTCTCCTACGGGTACTGAGATGTTTCACTTCCCCGTGTAAACCTCCACACCAGCTATACATTCACTGGCAGGTAACCACACATCACTGCGGCTGGGTTTCCCCATTCGGACATCCTCGGATCAACGCTTAGTTGGCAACTCCCCGAGGCATAACGCAGCCTCTCACGTCCTTCATCGGCTTGATATGCCAAGGCATCCACCGTGTGCCCTACAAAACAACAAACAAAATACTATAACCCACACACAAAGTGCGGGCGCGTTCGGTATCACACAACAAAAAACAAAAAAATAAAGATGCTCGCGTCCACTATACAGTTCTCACACAACACACCACCCCCACCACAACCAAAGAACACAACATTCTCTACCCGTGTTGACGATGCTCGATGTTAGAAACAACCCACACACACCACCAAAAGGTGATGCTTGCGATGTCATTCCAGACACCCAACAGCATGCCACCTATTAATCACAGCACTGTTTGCTGTGTTGTTGTCACCCGAGGGGTCATCTCCACCCGATTAAAAATATGTTGATGGCAACCACATACGGGTTCCAACACCAACAACCCACCAACCAGACACAGTCTGATGTGGGTTAATAAAGCTCCTTAGAAAGGAGGTGATCCAGCCGCACCTTCCGGTACGGCTACCTTGTTACGACTTCGTCCCAATCGCCGATCCCACCTTCGACAGCTCCCCCCTAAAAGGTTGGGCCACTGGCTTCGGGTGTTACCAACTTTCATGACGTGACGGGCGGTGTGTACAAGGCCCGGGAACGTATTCACCGCAGCGTTGCTGATCTGCGATTACTAGCGACTCCGACTTCATGGGGTCGAGTTGCAGACCCCAATCCGAACTGAGGCCGGCTTTAAGAGATTAGCTCCACCTCACGGTGTGGCAACTCGCTGTACCGACCATTGTAGCATGTGTGAAGCCCTGGACATAAGGGGCATGATGATTTGACGTCATCCCCACCTTCCTCCGAGTTAACCCCGGCAGTCTCTCATGAGTACCCACCATAATGTGCTGGCAACATAAGACAAGGGTTGCGCTCGTTGCGGGACTTAACCCAACATCTCACGACACGAGCTGACGACAACCATGCACCACCTGTGAACCGACCACAAGGGAAAACGTATCTCTACGCCGATCCGGTCCATGTCAAGCCCAGGTAAGGTTCTTCGCGTTGCATCGAATTAATCCACATGCTCCGCCGCTTGTGCGGGCCCCCGTCAATTCCTTTGAGTTTTAGCCTTGCGGCCGTACTCCCCAGGCGGGGCGCTTAATGCGTTAGCTGCGGCACAGAAGTCGTGGAAGACCCCTACACCTAGCGCCCACCGTTTACGGCATGGACTACCAGGGTATCTAATCCTGTTCGCTACCCATGCTTTCGCTCCTCAGCGTCAGTTACTGCCCAGAGACCTGCCTTCGCCATTGGTGTTCCTCCTGATATCTGCGCATTTCACCGCTACACCAGGAATTCCAGTCTCCCCTACAGCACTCAAGTTATGCCCGTATCGCCTGCACGCCCGAAGTTAAGCCCCGGGATTTCACAGACGACGCGACAAACCACCTACGAGCTCTTTACGCCCAGTAATTCCGGACAACGCTCGCACCCTACGTATTACCGCGGCTGCTGGCACGTAGTTAGCCGGTGCTTCTTCTCCAGGTACCGTCACCATAAGGCTTCGTCCCTAGCGAAAGGAGTTTACAACCCGAAGGCCTTCATCCCCCACGCGGCGTCGCTGCATCAGGCTTGCGCCCATTGTGCAATATTCCCCACTGCTGCCTCCCGTAGGAGTCTGGGCCGTGTCTCAGTCCCAATGTGGCCGTACACCCTCTCAGGCCGGCTACCCGTCGACGCCTTGGTAGGCCATTACCCCACCAACAAGCTGATAGGCCGCAGGCTCATCCCACACCGCACAAGGCTTTCCACACCACCCCTACGGTGGTGTGAATATTCGGTATTAGACCCAGTTTCCCAGGCTTATCCCAAAGTGTAGGGCAGATCACCCACGTGTTACTCACCCGTTCGCCACTCATCCACCAAAGCAAGCTCCGGTTTCAGCGTTCGACTTGCATGTGTTAAGCACGCCGCCAGCGTTCGTCCTGAGCCAGGATCAAACTCTCCACAAAAAACAATAAATAGATTGTTTAGGCCGTGAAAAGCCCAACACCTGACAAAAACAACAACACCCCCACCAACCACACACAAAGGTGACAGTTGGAGAATGGGGTGTTACTGGCATTATCAAAAAATAATGATTCTAAAAAAACACCACAACCCACATAAGGATCATCGTGTCTTCAACGTGGGCCTAGTCCCTTGACGGGGAACAAGCAGACCCACAAAATCATGCCAACAATAAGATTATTGTTTACAGTGATGGATAATTTGGCGATCCACCACCCGGCATGACCCACCACACATCACCCAAGGTGATCTGTGGTAGTGACAAAAATAATAAATGGCACACTATTGAGTTCTCAAACAACATACGCACACCATAAGAGCATCAACATTGTTTGTGTTGGTGTCTTGTTGGCAGCTTGTTCAACGTTACTTCATCTTGTTTACTTTCACCAAATCGGTGTTTGTTGACTTCGATGAAGTGTTGTTGGTTTGTCGAGCGTTTGTTTTCCTAGATCCGCCTCACTGTCCACATAATCTCTTATGTGTTGGGGCGTTGTTGGTCGCGCTGACTGGAATTAATTTACACACCCGCCCAACAGTCCGCAACTGCCCAGGTCAAGCGCTCTTCTTACCGGGCCACGCCCGGCAAGAATGCGTGGTGAGGACGTGGGGCGGCGTCGATAAGCGGAAATCTTGAAATATTTAGGTGTGATCTTTTGGGGGGAGGTATTTAATGATCCTACCAATCCTTTAGTTTCGTCTGTAGAGCGATGTGTGACGCAAGTTTTAAGACTCTAAACCCACGTCACAAGAAATGAGGGGTGCTTTGTTTACTATCACTGGTTTTGCAGATGAGATCGCACATGATCTCGACGAACAGATTTCCTTACTTAATAAACTGAAGAACAGCTCGCGGAAGCTAAAGCCAAATTGGATGCCGCAGGAATTTCACTTTCAGCCGTTGGATCCGACTTCGGCAAGATCAACATCACCGATCCTTTTGAAGATCACTTGGAGCGCGCACGCCACGGTGTTGAGGTCGCTAAGCTCTTCGGCGCGAAATACATCCGCATGTTCTCCTTCTTTATTGCAGAAGGCGACAACCCTGAAAGCTTCCGCAAAGAAGTACTCTCCCGCACCCACGCAATGGTCGAACTCGCAGAAGCCGGCGGCATCACCCTCCTCCACGAAAATGAAAAGGGAATCTATGGCGACTCCCCGCAGCGCGTGAAGGATTTAATCACCAGCATCGACTCCCCTAACTACCGCGCAATCTACGACGCAGCTAACTACGTGCAAACCGGATTCAAGCCTTTTGATGAGGCATGGCCGATCGTTAAGGACTACGTCGACTACGTCCACATCAAGGACGCGACCATTCCAGATGCAGAGCACCCCATCGGAATCATCAAGCCAGCAGGACAAGGCGACGGCCAATACCCAGAGCTCCTTGCCGCGCTAAACGCCGACGGTTACAACGGATTCGTCTCCATCGAGCCTCACCTGGGTGACTTCGATGAATTCGGCGGACTCTGCGGACCTGACCTGTGGACCAGCGCATGCGACGCTCTCGCAGGAATCCTGAACAACATCAACGCCGAGTACAACTAAGGACAACTGATAATGACAAATGCTGCAATTGTCGGATGAGGAGACGTCGCAACCGTTCATACAGAAGCGCTGGAAGCTTTGGCTTCCGATCTTGGTATTAAGTTCGTCGCAGTGGTGGATAAAGATCTAGAGACTGCTGAGAAATTTGCGACGGGACTTGGAGCTGCTGGCGATTCTTCAGAAAGCAGCGTCAAGGCCCACGGCAGCCTGCCGGCTTTGTTCTCCAAAAAGAAGATCGATGTTCTACACATCACCACCCCCCACGACCAACACATTGGTTTGGCTCTCGAAGCGCTACACCACGGTGTAAATGTCATCCTGGAAAAGCCGTTGGCTAATGAGTTGGACCAGGCGCAGCGTCTCATCGACTACTTGGATGAAAACCCCGATGGTCCAAAGATTGCAGTGTGCTATCAGAACCGTTACAACGTTTCCTCCCAGGAACTGCGTCGTCTGCTCGATTCAGGTGACCTCGGTGCCATCAATGGTGCATATTCCTCTGTGGTGTGGACCCGCACCCCAGGCTACTACACCCAGAAACCTTGGCGTGGCCAGCAAGCACACTCCGGTGGTGGCCTGCTGATGAACCAAGCAATTCACACCCTGGATCTGCTGCAGTGGTTCCTTGGAAAGGCAACAGAAGTCAAGGGCACTGTCTCCACCGATAAGTATGCCGATGTCATCGATGTTGAAGACACCGCACACGCATACATCGGTCACGAGTCCGGAGTCCACACCAGTGAAGTGAGTTGAACCATGCTATTGGTGATACATATTACCAATATGCGCTTCTTGTAATCCAGCACACATTTAAAAAGGGGGTACCGACAGAACCTCCCTTCAAACTCCGCAAAGAAGGTCGTATCAA from Corynebacterium glutamicum ATCC 13032 carries:
- a CDS encoding sugar phosphate isomerase/epimerase family protein; protein product: MDAAGISLSAVGSDFGKINITDPFEDHLERARHGVEVAKLFGAKYIRMFSFFIAEGDNPESFRKEVLSRTHAMVELAEAGGITLLHENEKGIYGDSPQRVKDLITSIDSPNYRAIYDAANYVQTGFKPFDEAWPIVKDYVDYVHIKDATIPDAEHPIGIIKPAGQGDGQYPELLAALNADGYNGFVSIEPHLGDFDEFGGLCGPDLWTSACDALAGILNNINAEYN